GGTCGGGGAGTGGGGGAGTTTGGACCGGCGCTGGCCATGGACCGTCGCGGTCACCGCCGCCGCGATCATGGGCCTGCACACCGAGACGACCGAACCGGTCCCGCCTTCGGCGGATGCGCCGGTGGGTCGGCCGTTGCAGGGCTGGGGCGGCAACGGCGGCATCGTCGACCTGCTCGCCGCCGGTCTGGTGCGGGTAGGTGAGGAGTTCACCTGGAACCGCCCGGGACGCGGCGCACGCCACACCGCCCGTATCCACTCCGACGGCACCCTGGTCCTCGCCGACGGCCGCGCCTACGCCAACCCCTCCGGCGCCGCGATCGCACTCGGCGGCAGGAACCAGAACGGCTGGAAGGCGTGGAAACGAACCTCGGACGGACATGCTCTCGGTGACCTGCGCGCCCGACTGCGAACCAGCCACGGCTTGACCCTCGAACCGCGACGACGATGACCTTTTTCCCGGCCCCGGGCCGTCCGCACCCGGCGTGCGGGCGGCTCGTGAAAGTGGTAACAGTGCAGACTTGTCGACCCGGGGCGGTCAAGTGTGGAATCGGCGTGCAAGTGCGGCTGGGCGGGTCGCCCCGGCGTAGTCGTCGCCGTCGTACCGGTAGTTGTCGATCTGGACAGGTTGCCCGAACGTCGGTGCGTTGATCATGAGTCCGCCGCCGATGTAGAGGCCGACGTGGTGGATGTTGCCGGGGGTGCCGTAGAAGACGAGGTCGCCGGGCAGCAGTGGTTGTCCGGCCGGGACGTGGGGGCCTGCGTCGAATTGGGTTTGGGCGGTGCGGGGCAGGGTGATTCCGGCGGCGGCGTAGGCGGCTTTGGTCAGGCCGGAGCAGTCGAAGCCGGTGTGGCCGGCGTCGGGGCCGTTGCCGCCCCAGACGTAGGGCAGTCCGCGCATGCCGCAGGCGTAGTTGATCGCCGTGAGGGTGGCGGCGTTGGGGGCTTGGATGGCGTTGCAGTCGCCGTTGCCGACGCTGCTCGCGGCGGCCTGGGCGTACTTCGTGGCCTGGTCGAGGACCAGGTCGACGTACCAGTCGGCGGGGTTGTAGGCGTGGATCGCCGCGCGCAGGTCGCCTCGTTCCACCCCTTCGTCGCACAGCAGGAAGGCGGCGGCGTGGATGGCGTCGTGGGGGTTGTACCGCGAGGGTGGTGTGGCGCCGCCTGGCGGGATGGGGTGTGCGGCGATGACGTTGTCGAAGGTGGGGGTGAGGAACTGCATGGGTCCGGCGGCTCCGGCGGGGTTCTCGCCTTCGTGGACGCCGGGGGCTTGGAGTCGGCCGTGGTCGGTTTCGATCTTGCTGATCGCGGCGAGCACGGTCCAGGCCAGGTCGGGGCAGTGGGGTGCGGCGGCGCGGTAGAGCAGGCAGTAGTCGGGTGGGATGTCGGCGATCGGTGTGGTGCAGTCCACCGAGATGCTTGACGGGTTGCCGAACAGCGAGTCGACCATGGCCTTCATGCCTTGGGCGAGCAGGACGGGGACGATCAGTAGCGCCGCGGCGGCACCGAGGGCGCTCTTGGCGAGCACAGGCTCATTCCTTCCCTGGTTGGCTGGCTCCGAGCGGCGTGACCGCGGGAGGCATCGGCGGGGGTGGCGGGATCCTGGGGTGAGGTGAGTCCGGCCGGTGGGTGTCGTCGCCGCCGCTGGTGACCGGTGGTGGGAGGTGCGGCCAGGCGTCGGGCAGCGCGGCCAGCGTCCGCCGTTGGGCTCCGCCGGCCGGGGCGTCGAGGGGGAGCCAGACCTCGTCGGCGGGGCTGGGGTGGGCGCTGTCGGGGTTGAGCAGTTCGGCCGCCGCGGTGGCGACCGGCACCGTGCGCGGGTCCTCCAGTTCGTGCCAGATTCGCTGGAGCAGTCGGCGGGCGGTGGCTTCGCGTCGTGCGGTGGGCAGCCACACCAGCAGCGGGGTGGTGATGCCGGTGGCCTGGGCGAGGGCGGCGTAGCCGGTCAGCTTGGCGGCGAGCTTGGTCAGGACCTCGGTGCCGAAGTCGTACTCCAGAAACCACTCGACCTGTCGGTCGCCGTCGTGCCAGCGGCCGTAGCCGTCGGGGCGGACCAGGTCGCCGAAGTGGCGGGCGCAGCGGGTCTCGGACCACCACGCCGTCAACGCGACCTGCTTGCCCGGTCGGGGGTGGCGGGCGCGGTCGACCAGGGCGGTGAACCACTCGTTAACGCCGACGGTGTGGGCCAGGCGCAGGCTGTGGGCGATGCCGAAGACCCGGTCGTGCCGGTAGCCGAGTTCCTTGGCGTCCAGGCCGTCCTCGGCGGCGAGCGCGGCCGCGCCGGCGGGTGCCAGGACGTAGTGCATGGGGGCGGTGCCGACGGTGACGAAGGGCTGGAAGCGGTCGACGACGCCCCAGGTGTAGAGCTCGCGCAGCCGCAGTTGTGCCGTTCGGGCACCGGTGAAGGCCAGGGCGGTGATCTGGTGGGCGGTGAGCACCCGGTGCTCCCACAGCATCCGGGCGATCCAACGGTCGCGCGGGGTCAACCGCCAGGCCAGCACGGCTTGGTGCTCGGCGGTGTTGGCCACGCGCGGGTGGGGACGGGTGGGCTTGTGGCCCCGCAGCGCGCGCTGCCGGGTCGGATTGGTGATCATGTGCGTACCTCCTGGTTGAAAGAGGCGGAATGGCATTTGGTGCAACATTGGACAGATGGTCAGGGCTGCCGTCTTTCGACGTTGCGCCGCCAGGCCGCCGAGCAGCACACCTGCCCGAACTGGGGAAAGGGTCTCCTGTGGGCGTTCTGTTGGGGGTGTGGGTGGGAGTTCGAAAGCGGATTGCCTTGAACGGCAGGAGTTTGGTGCACTGTCGAGGTGATCGATGTCGAATGGGTCAGGCAGTCGCATCAGGCCGGTTCGGACGCGGGCCTCGTGGTCGCCGGGGGCGCACTGGTGGTGCATGAGCGACACACCAGGCTGGTCAGTGTCGATCCGGCGGACGGGTCCACGCGGTGGGACGTCCACGTCGGCACCTGGCCTCGGGCGGTCGCCATCGCCGACCGGCGCTGCCTGGTGCTGCCGCAGACCCCCGACCAGTTGCTGTGCCTGGACCTTGACACGGGTGAACGCGTCTGGAGCAGCGATCTGCACGGGTTCACCGGACACCTCGTAGTGGCCGGCGACACGGTCCTCGTCGGTGGCTGGCGCGGATACACGCCCCTTCGACTGTTGGACACGGCTACGGGACAGTTGCGTTGGGAAACGGATGACTGCGTGCACACCGTGTGCCCTGTCGCCGTTGAGGGCGGCTTCCTGGTAGGTGAGCCCAGAAGCCCGATGGTGAGGTTGATCGACCGACGGGAACTCCGGGAGACCGGTTCGTGGTGTTTGCCTGAGCCGCTCGTCAGTTACGACGATTGGCCGGTGTTCACGACTGTCGACGGTCACCGCTTCCTGGTGCGGTGCGGTCCACGTTCCGTAGTAGAAGTCGTGCCCTCGGAGGGGACGGTGCGCGAGGTCGTTCGCGCCGAGAGTGATCTCGGGTTCTCGGCGCCGGCGTACATCGACGGTCTGCTCTGGATGCACGACCGCAGGGGTGGTTTCACCGTGGCGGATCCCGGTGATGGTCGTGTGTTGCGCAGGGTCGATGTCGGGCAACCTCTGGTTGATCGGGTTGTCCCGGTGAGCAACGGGTTCGTGATCGCCGGCACGGCCGGAACCTTGTTCCACCTGGACGCGGACGGACAGGTCGTCACGCGGGCCACGGTGTCCCGCAGGACCCGTGCGCTGCGCAGTCTCGACCCCGAACGGGTGCTGGCGATGACGAAGGGGACGCTGCTCGCCGCTCAAGTCGGGAACAGTGCGAGTCACGAATAGCACTCTTTCGCCGGTTGGCAGGGCGAAGTCGTCCCGGCGAGGGCGGCTGCCAGGGCGGCGGGATGGGCCGGGATGTGGTCGGGGTCAGCCGTTGCGGCGGGGGTCGGCGCTGCGTGGGTGCATGACGGGCTCGGTCGGGTTCACGCGTCGGGTCGGATCCGATGATCCGGCCGTGGTGGCGGCCGCTTGGCTCACGTGGGTTCGCGCCGTGTGGCGTGCGGCGGTGCGGATCTGTCGGGCGCGGCCGGGTACGGCGGGTGGCAGCGGTCGGGTGCGCATGGTGAACGGCTGCGCTTGCTCGCCGTGCAGGACCAGGCGGACGGCGGCGTGGTAGGCGCCGAGGTGGGCGAGGTCGTGGTCGGACAGCCGCGGGGCGGTGTGGCGGGACAGTTCGTGGGCGTCTTCGGGGGAGGCGTTGAAGAAGATCTTGGAGCGGGCGTTGGTGGACAGGCCCTCGCGCAGTTCGCGGGGGAGTTGGCCGAGGTGCTGGTGGGCCAGGGTCATGGCGAGGCGGAAGCCGCGGGCTTCGGCGAGCATGTCCTCGATGGGGTAGGGCAGGTTGAGGAAGTTGTGGCATTCGTCGATGACCAGGCTGGCGTCGCGGCGTTCCCGTTGTGGGGTGCGGGCGCGGGCGGTGGTGGCCTGCCAGGTGCGGGCGACCACCAGTGATCCGACCAGTCGGGTGGTCTCCTCGCCGAGGGAGCCTTTGGGGATGCGGACCAGGCAGATGCCGCCGTCGAGGACCTCGCCCATGTCGATGGTGGAGTGCCCTCCGGCGATGGCGTCGCGGACGAAGGGGCGTAGCAGGAACGCGCGGAGTTTGTTCATCAGCGGGCTGATGACCTGGGAGCGGCTGGAGTCGGTGAGTTCGGCGTACCAGGACCAGAAGCCGCGCAGCACCGGGTCGGTGACGCCTGAGGTGACGCGGCTGCGGAATGCCTGGTCGGAGAGGAGTTTGGGCAGGTCGGCGAGGGTGGCGATGCCTTGTTGGGTGCGTAGGGTGAGGCAGGCGGCGCGCATGACGTCGTCGGTGCGCGGTCCCCAGAACGCCGAGTAGACCCGCCGGAACACCGAGACGAGGTTGTCCACGGTCAGGTCGGTCTCACCGCCGTCGAGCGGGTTCAGGCACGGCGGCCGGGAGCGGGTGTCGGCGTCGAAGAGCACCACCCGGTCGGCGGCGGAGCGGGGTAGGCGGGAGAGGATGTCGGTGACCAGGTCGCCTTTGGGGTCGATGAGCACGATTCCGCGTCCGGCTTCGGCGTCGGCCAGGATCATGGTGCCCAGCAGGGTGGACTTGCCCGAGCCGGTCGCGCCGATGACGTGCAGGTGGTGCCGGGCGTCCGGGACGCGCAGCGCGACGGGGCGCTGGTGCCCGGTGTCGGTGACGCCGATCGGCTTGGCCTGTGGGCCGGGGGTGGCGATGCCGGGTGGGGGTGCGATGGCGCGGGCTCCGGCGCGTTGGATGCCGGGGATGGTCGCGTCGGTGGGCAGGTGGGCGAGCGCGGCCAGCTCGGGCACCGACAGCAGGTCACCGCGCCCCAGCCGGCGCGAGTCGATCACCCGGTCGGGGTGGCGCAGGCGTCGGCGGGTGTAGTGGTTGTGCTCGGTGTAGGAGGCGAAGCTCGCGGCGAGGGAGTGGGCCCGGCCGCGGGCCACGTCTCGTGCCCTGCGGAGCTCGTCCTCGCCGCTGTTGGTGGGCAGCAGGGTGGCCACGGCGTAGCGCACGACGGTCTCGAATTGCGACCCGCGCTGCTTGGTCACGATGGCGCGGTTCTGCGCCGCGTACTCCAAGGAGGTCTGCGGATCGCTGTGCAGGGCACCGGTCTTCGTCCGTGACATTGCCGGAGGCTTCGACAGGGGCGGGCCGAGGGTGATCGCGTCGAGCACGCGCCCTATCAGCCGGGTCGAGCCGCCGCTGTGGACGTGCCGTGCGGTGCGGCGCGCGCGTTGCACGCGGCGGCCGGTGACCGGGCGGGCCAGGATTTGCACGCAGGCGTACTCGTCGCGGGCGAGTCCGACCGGTGCCCCGAGCAGGGCGCGGAGGGGGTCGG
This portion of the Saccharothrix syringae genome encodes:
- a CDS encoding restriction system modified-DNA reader domain-containing protein, with translation MPEPVPVASHGDDEAGMLWREGLPSDAVILAPSVAVTPMRPPDNAWAMLVLAADVLDDTDPDREGEVALFAGCWLLEQPSAALREGDLVLLLTAPDDELFPDDRVDVEMLLAHHGRWLRVGEWGSLDRRWPWTVAVTAAAIMGLHTETTEPVPPSADAPVGRPLQGWGGNGGIVDLLAAGLVRVGEEFTWNRPGRGARHTARIHSDGTLVLADGRAYANPSGAAIALGGRNQNGWKAWKRTSDGHALGDLRARLRTSHGLTLEPRRR
- a CDS encoding C40 family peptidase — its product is MKAMVDSLFGNPSSISVDCTTPIADIPPDYCLLYRAAAPHCPDLAWTVLAAISKIETDHGRLQAPGVHEGENPAGAAGPMQFLTPTFDNVIAAHPIPPGGATPPSRYNPHDAIHAAAFLLCDEGVERGDLRAAIHAYNPADWYVDLVLDQATKYAQAAASSVGNGDCNAIQAPNAATLTAINYACGMRGLPYVWGGNGPDAGHTGFDCSGLTKAAYAAAGITLPRTAQTQFDAGPHVPAGQPLLPGDLVFYGTPGNIHHVGLYIGGGLMINAPTFGQPVQIDNYRYDGDDYAGATRPAALARRFHT
- a CDS encoding replication-relaxation family protein, encoding MITNPTRQRALRGHKPTRPHPRVANTAEHQAVLAWRLTPRDRWIARMLWEHRVLTAHQITALAFTGARTAQLRLRELYTWGVVDRFQPFVTVGTAPMHYVLAPAGAAALAAEDGLDAKELGYRHDRVFGIAHSLRLAHTVGVNEWFTALVDRARHPRPGKQVALTAWWSETRCARHFGDLVRPDGYGRWHDGDRQVEWFLEYDFGTEVLTKLAAKLTGYAALAQATGITTPLLVWLPTARREATARRLLQRIWHELEDPRTVPVATAAAELLNPDSAHPSPADEVWLPLDAPAGGAQRRTLAALPDAWPHLPPPVTSGGDDTHRPDSPHPRIPPPPPMPPAVTPLGASQPGKE
- a CDS encoding outer membrane protein assembly factor BamB family protein, which codes for MIDVEWVRQSHQAGSDAGLVVAGGALVVHERHTRLVSVDPADGSTRWDVHVGTWPRAVAIADRRCLVLPQTPDQLLCLDLDTGERVWSSDLHGFTGHLVVAGDTVLVGGWRGYTPLRLLDTATGQLRWETDDCVHTVCPVAVEGGFLVGEPRSPMVRLIDRRELRETGSWCLPEPLVSYDDWPVFTTVDGHRFLVRCGPRSVVEVVPSEGTVREVVRAESDLGFSAPAYIDGLLWMHDRRGGFTVADPGDGRVLRRVDVGQPLVDRVVPVSNGFVIAGTAGTLFHLDADGQVVTRATVSRRTRALRSLDPERVLAMTKGTLLAAQVGNSASHE
- a CDS encoding helicase HerA domain-containing protein, translated to MLVRTPAVLLQPPEPITHSRSDATVPSSIAVAAGWLQDYLRDPGGTLLALLHRLRDLALEWGPIAVLVLAGLALATVAGRRWWARHCHELLLADARQITVLAPPQVDPAGGAALWSNLVGLLRPGWRRAVTGQPHMACEYLFSEAGVAIRLWVPGLIPPGLVERAVEAAWPGAHTRVAPAEPPLPAPDEGQRRLVVGGELRLARPEALPLRGDFDADPLRALLGAPVGLARDEYACVQILARPVTGRRVQRARRTARHVHSGGSTRLIGRVLDAITLGPPLSKPPAMSRTKTGALHSDPQTSLEYAAQNRAIVTKQRGSQFETVVRYAVATLLPTNSGEDELRRARDVARGRAHSLAASFASYTEHNHYTRRRLRHPDRVIDSRRLGRGDLLSVPELAALAHLPTDATIPGIQRAGARAIAPPPGIATPGPQAKPIGVTDTGHQRPVALRVPDARHHLHVIGATGSGKSTLLGTMILADAEAGRGIVLIDPKGDLVTDILSRLPRSAADRVVLFDADTRSRPPCLNPLDGGETDLTVDNLVSVFRRVYSAFWGPRTDDVMRAACLTLRTQQGIATLADLPKLLSDQAFRSRVTSGVTDPVLRGFWSWYAELTDSSRSQVISPLMNKLRAFLLRPFVRDAIAGGHSTIDMGEVLDGGICLVRIPKGSLGEETTRLVGSLVVARTWQATTARARTPQRERRDASLVIDECHNFLNLPYPIEDMLAEARGFRLAMTLAHQHLGQLPRELREGLSTNARSKIFFNASPEDAHELSRHTAPRLSDHDLAHLGAYHAAVRLVLHGEQAQPFTMRTRPLPPAVPGRARQIRTAARHTARTHVSQAAATTAGSSDPTRRVNPTEPVMHPRSADPRRNG